In the genome of Anaerolineaceae bacterium oral taxon 439, the window TAAACGAGGAGCGCGGCGGTATCATGATTGGGGATCAGGTGCGGCCTGCGTAAATCGACCGCGATCAGGTCCGCCTTATAGCCTGCCTTCAGCGCGCCGCAGTCCGGGCGTCCCTGCGCGATCGCGCCGTTAATCGTCGCCATATCCAGAAGCTCTTCCGCACGGATCACGGTCGCGTCCCGATGAAAACCGCAGTGAATCATCGCCGCAAGATGAATCTCTTCAAACAGGTTCTGATTGTTGTTGCTCGCGGAAGAATCGGTTCCGATCGTCAGCCGCACGCCCGCGTCCAGCATCGCCCGAATCGGCATGAGGCCGCTGCCCAATTTCATATTGCTGCTCGGGTTATGAATCGGAGAAACGCCTTTTTCCCTGAAAAGTTCAATATCCTCCGGCTCAGCGAAAACGCAATGCGCCGCGATCGTCGGATTTTCAAAAACGCCCAGATCCGCGAACAGCCGCGCCGGCGTTTTCCCGTACCGCTGTTTGCAGCGGTCATGTTCCGCGGCCGTCTCGGATAAATGCAGGTGCATTCGCCCGTTCATCTCCTGGCATACCCGGGCATAGCGTTCCATGCTCTCCGGCGTGTTGGTATATTCGGCGTGAATTCCGAAGTCCGCTTTAAGCCGTCCGCCGGCGCTCTCGTCGAACGCGCGGACGAACTCGACAGATAAATTAAAGCGCGAATCGTGCGCCTGCGACCCGGTCGGATTCTCTTCCATGATCGGGAAGCTGACGTTCGCCTTGATCCCGGCGTCGATAATTTCCTGAACGTAGTCCGCCGGATAATGATACATGTCAGAAAAGCTGACGACGCCGCCGGAAAGCATCTCGGCAATCGCCAGCCGGCAGCCGATCCGCATGTCTTCTGCGTTCATTTTCGCTTCCAGCGGGAACATGCACTCGAAAAGCCACTGCTGGAGCGCCAGACCGGTCCCAACGCCGCGGAGGATCGACATCGGCGTATGCGAATGCATGTTGTACAGTCCAGGAAGAATCAGTTTCCCACTCATGTCGTGGATCGAATCCGCCGCTCCGAGGTACGGGCCCGAACCGATTTCCATAATCCGATCGCCGTCGATCGCGATATATCCGTTCTCAATCGGCCGCCAGTTTCCCGCGCCGATCAGGATCACCGCGTTTGTAAATACCGTTTTCATATGTTTCCTTTCCAGATCCTGCCCGGGCGCCCGAACCAGCGGGCGGAAGCCGAAGCTACGCCGTTACGACCGAAAACGCCATCATGACGAACGCCTGAACGAAATGAATCGTCCAGGGCCAGAACGTTCCGCGCGTATCGAGCATCGCACGCGCAGACAGCGTCCCCTGCACCGCGCCGATCAGCAACCCGAAAACTCCGCCCAGCATCGGGAAATAATAACCCGACAACGCAGAAAATACAACACAGAATACCATGATTCCGCCGCTCCGAACGTTAGCGTCCTTTCCCAGCGTAATCAGAGAATAGCGAAAAAAAATTTCCATCGCCGCCGCGTACAGTCCCGCCAGAACGAGCGTCATCAGCAGCTCGCCAATTCGGAACGAAAAAACCGCCGTCCCCGGAAGCGAGAAAATTTTCAATAAGACCGTCAGCGCGGCGGGAACAAGCGCAGCAATCCTGCCGGAGGAAAACCAGTCGGCTGACTTCGGAAGCCTGAAAAAGCCCGGAGCCTGAATCTCCCCATGAAGCTTCCGGAAATCAATATACGCCCAACGGTTTTCCTGGCTCGTCAGCAACTCGGTCAGAACCAGGATGATCGCGGCGAGCGCCAGAATTGAAAGCGTGTAGCCCGTAAAAAGGTTCAGATAAGAGTTGACAAAAATATCCGAACGAACGGCTGGAACGCGCCATAGCATCAGCATCCAGGCCGTAACGAGGAACAGCGCCAGCAATAATACCAGAAATCTTGTTTGCTTACTCATGCCGATCCGTCAGCTCCCTCTCTACTGCGCCTGCGCTCGCCGTTCCGCCAGGTCCGCCTGAATCGTCGCGTACCGATCCTCATTAATAACATACTTCCGCCGGTAAATCAGGTAGCTTACGACAATACAAATCATCGGAAAAATAAACATCGCGAACCGGAACAGGTTCATCCCGTTCGCGGTCATGTCCGCGGGCGTCAGCGCTTCCTTCATCCCGGACAGAATCACGGTTATCCCGACGATCCCGCTCGCGAGCGACGAGGCAACTTTGAAAATAAACGGCTGAAGCGAGACCGTCACCGATTCGTTCCGCTTCCCGTTTTTCCATTCTCCATACTCGACGCAATCCGAAATCTGCATCAGCATAATCAGCTGAATCGCGGCGTCACCAATAAATATCAGCAGCCCGCCGGCGGCAACGCCGATAACCGTCCCTGGAGGCGCCGCCAGGAAAACGACGTACCCGACTAAAATAATCACGGTCGCCGCCGCGTAGATTGGCTCGCGCTTAAATTTCCGCCGGACGAACGGAAATATCAGGAGCGACAAAATCTGAGCCACGCCGAGAATCAACCCGAAAACCGGATACATATTCAAATCGCCCTGATAGTACTTGAAATAATACTGACCGAAAGACGTCGTCGTCGTATAGCCCGTATGAAACAGCGTCATCGCCAGAACGACCCACAGCAGCTGATCATTTTTCAGGATAATCGGCAGCAGGTCGCGGATCTTCGTTTTATTCTCGTCCGAAACCTCGGCCGCCGTTTCTTCCTTTACGAAGACCAGCGTCACCATCTGAAACGCAATCATAATTCCACAAACGATGACGGAAAGCCAGAAATACCCCAGCTGAAGCGAACCGGCGGCCCTTCCGAGCGCTTCGGTAATCGGCGTGATACAAACAACCATGCCAAAAAGGCCGATATTCGCGCAGATCCGCGCGACCGCTCCGATCCGCTCGCGTTCCTTCTGGTCCCGGCTTAACGCAGGGAGCATCGACCAGTACGAAATATCGTTAGCCGTGAAGCTGATCTCCCAAAGGAGATAGACGAGCAGGAAAATCAGGACATACTCCATCCCATGCAGGTGAAAATCCGTAAACATCAGGACCGACATCACCGCGGACGTCAGAACGCCGAAGAGAATCCACGGCTTGAATTTCCCCCAACGCGACTTCGTGTTATCGACGAGAATCCCCATGAACGGGTCGTTGAACGCGTCGAACGCCTTCGTAAAAATAATCGCCGCCGTAACCCACCACATCGTCGCCGTCGGAACGCGCAGCACGTCGGTCAGATAAAACATCAAGTACATGCTGATCATCGTGTATACCGCGTCGCGGCCAATCGTTCCGATCCCGAAACCGAAACGGTTTCGAATCCTTTGCCGACTGTCGTCGGTTCCCTGCTGATTTGGTTGCATCATATGATCTCCGTAAAACCTGACTGATCTAAGTAAAAGCGAACTACGAATGGAATAAGTATACGTCAGATCGCGCTTCCCGGCGGCGATATCCACTGAATCCGAAGCAGAGTATAATTAGAGGCGCCTAATTATTAGGTGTGTCTAATTATCAATCAGAGGCGCTTGATGATCAATCCGCATGGCAGCGTTTATCCGAATAATGGAGAGAGAAGCGGGGAACGGACGCGCCCTTTCGCGAGATAGAAAAGGAAGAAGATTGGAATGAAAAAGATTACGGTAAAAATTGACGGAATGTCCTGCGGCATGTGCGAAAGCTATATCAACGACGTCATCCGGCGCGCTTTTAAAGTTCGGAAAGTAACCTCCTCCCGCGCGAGGGGCGAAACGGTGATCCTGACGGAAAATGAAATTACGGAAGAGGAGCTCCGGAAAGCCCTGGCCCCGACCGGTTACACGTTCGTTGGCTATCGCTCCGAAGCGGTCGAAAAAGGCGGTCAAAAAAACCGGATTCGCGCCGCATACGAAAAGACCGGCGGCGACCACGATTTCTACGACGGAATGATAACCTGTTCAACAATTCCCGGAAAAATTGTCTGCCGTCTGGTCTGGGCGATGGGGGAAGAGGAGAGCCGGAAATATATCGACCTCTCGCTCTCCGCGATTCCCGGCGATTTTCAGGGTAAGCTGCTGGAAATTCCAGTGGGGACGGGCGTATTAACCATGCCGCTGTACCGTAAGCTCAGCAGCGCGGAAATTACCTGCATGGATGATTCGCCGGATATGATCGTCCGCGCTGAACGCCGCGCGAACGCGATGCAGCTCTCAAACGTTTCGTTCCGGCAGGGCGACGTCGGCGCGCTCCCGTTCGAAAATGAAAGCTTCGATATCGTGCTGTCGCAGAACGGATTTCATGCGTTCCCGGACAAAGAAGCAGCCTGGAAAGAAACGTACCGCGTCCTGAAACCCGGCGGAACGTTCTGCGGCTGTTTTTACGTGAAGGGCGAAGTCTCCCGAACCGATCGCCTGATCAACCGGTTTTACGTTAAAAAAGGCTACTTCAGCCCACCGTTCGAAACGATGGAGAGCCTGAATACGCGGCTGAACTCGCTCTACGCGGAAACGAAGCTCGGTTCCGTCAAGTCGATCGCGTACTTCTCCTGCGTTAAAAAACGCTGAGCCGGGTGGGAACAGCGAATGATCAACAAACGGCTGATCGGAATTGTCCCGGAAAGTATGAAATTCATCATCGGCAATGTCGCTTATCAATGGTGTTCATTGGCGGCAAATATTGCGCTGATGACCGCGCTGGCAAACCTGCTGGCCGGACTGGCGGACGGAAGCGCGGATAAAAGCCTGTTCGGGATTACGCTTATCGGCGCCGCTGCCGCCGTCGCGATGAAATATACCTGCGCAATCCAGTCCTCACGGCTAAGCTTCCTCTCGTCGAAGAAGGTCAGGAAAACGATTCGCGGTCTGATTTACGAAAAACTGCTCCGATTAGGGAGCGACTATAAAGAGCGGACGAAAACGTCCGAAATTGTGCAGCTTGCCGTTGAAGGCGTCGAGCAGTTAGAAACGTACTTCGGCGCGTACCTTCCGCAATTTTTCTACGCGATGGCAGCGCCGCTGACGCTCTTCGCCGTCACCGCTTTCATCAACCTCCCTTCCGCGATTATCCTTTTCGTCTGCGTCCCGCTGATCCCGATCGCGATCGCGGCCGTCCAGGCCTGGGCAAAAAAACTCCTCTCGAAATACTGGGGACAGTACACAGCGCTCGGCGATGTCTTCCTCGAAAACCTCCAGGGACTGACGACGCTCAAGATTTATCAGGCAGACGAATTTAAAAACGCCGAGATGAACGAAGAGGCGGAAAAATTCCGTAAAATCACGATGAAGGTTCTCGTCATGCAGCTCAACTCGATCACGATCATGGATCTCGTCGCCTACGGCGGCGCGGCGCTCGGGATTATCCTGGCGACGACGCAGTACGCCGCCGGGAACGTCTCGCTTGCCGGCTGCCTGCTGATCCTGCTGCTGTCCGCCGATTTCTTTATCCCCATGCGCCAGCTCGGCTCCTTCTTCCATATCGCGATGAACGGAATGGCCGCCAGCGGGAAAATATTCGCGCTTCTCGACCTGGACGAACCGGCGAAGGGAACGATCCGTGGAATTCCTGAAGACAGCGGAATCGTCGTTTCCGATTTGAACTTCGCCTACGAAACGGATCGGGGAATCCTGAGCGGCGTCGCGCTGCGCTTCCCGTTCGGAAGCTTCAGCGCGATTGTCGGCGAATCCGGCTGCGGAAAGTCGACGGTCGCCGCGATCCTGATGGGAAGAAAGAAGAACTATACCGGAACGGTAACGATCGGCGGCGAAGACCTGAAGCGAATCGACGAGGCGGAGCTGAACCGCCGGATCACGTACGTCAGCCACAGCGCCTATCTTTTTAAAGGAACCGTACGCGATAATTTACGAATGGGCCGCACGAACGCGACCGACGCCGAATGCTGGAATGCGCTCGAGCAGGTCCATCTGGCCGATTTCCTTAAATCTGAAAACGGGCTGGACACGGCGCTGACCGAGAAAGCGTCGAACTTCTCCGGCGGCCAGTGCCAGCGGCTGGCGCTGGCGCGGGCGCTGCTGCATGACAGCCCGATTTATATTTTCGACGAAGCAACGTCGAATATCGACGTCGATAGCGAAAGCGCAATCCTCGAAAAAATATACGCGCTGGCGAAAACGAAGACGGTTATCCTGATATCGCATCGATTAGCCGCCGTCGTTCCCGCGGATCGGATTTACGTCATGGACCGCGGCAGCGTCGCAGAGGCAGGAACGCATCCACAGCTTCTCAGCCATCACGGCCTGTATCAGAAGCTCTGGACAACGCAGCAGGAGCTCGAACGACTCGGGCTCCAGGAAGACGCACGGAGGGAAACGCATTGAACCAGAATAAAACGCAGCTCAGCCGCCGAAGC includes:
- a CDS encoding methyltransferase, with protein sequence MAPTGYTFVGYRSEAVEKGGQKNRIRAAYEKTGGDHDFYDGMITCSTIPGKIVCRLVWAMGEEESRKYIDLSLSAIPGDFQGKLLEIPVGTGVLTMPLYRKLSSAEITCMDDSPDMIVRAERRANAMQLSNVSFRQGDVGALPFENESFDIVLSQNGFHAFPDKEAAWKETYRVLKPGGTFCGCFYVKGEVSRTDRLINRFYVKKGYFSPPFETMESLNTRLNSLYAETKLGSVKSIAYFSCVKKR
- a CDS encoding sugar transporter; translation: MQPNQQGTDDSRQRIRNRFGFGIGTIGRDAVYTMISMYLMFYLTDVLRVPTATMWWVTAAIIFTKAFDAFNDPFMGILVDNTKSRWGKFKPWILFGVLTSAVMSVLMFTDFHLHGMEYVLIFLLVYLLWEISFTANDISYWSMLPALSRDQKERERIGAVARICANIGLFGMVVCITPITEALGRAAGSLQLGYFWLSVIVCGIMIAFQMVTLVFVKEETAAEVSDENKTKIRDLLPIILKNDQLLWVVLAMTLFHTGYTTTTSFGQYYFKYYQGDLNMYPVFGLILGVAQILSLLIFPFVRRKFKREPIYAAATVIILVGYVVFLAAPPGTVIGVAAGGLLIFIGDAAIQLIMLMQISDCVEYGEWKNGKRNESVTVSLQPFIFKVASSLASGIVGITVILSGMKEALTPADMTANGMNLFRFAMFIFPMICIVVSYLIYRRKYVINEDRYATIQADLAERRAQAQ
- a CDS encoding cysteine ABC transporter ATP-binding protein — protein: MINKRLIGIVPESMKFIIGNVAYQWCSLAANIALMTALANLLAGLADGSADKSLFGITLIGAAAAVAMKYTCAIQSSRLSFLSSKKVRKTIRGLIYEKLLRLGSDYKERTKTSEIVQLAVEGVEQLETYFGAYLPQFFYAMAAPLTLFAVTAFINLPSAIILFVCVPLIPIAIAAVQAWAKKLLSKYWGQYTALGDVFLENLQGLTTLKIYQADEFKNAEMNEEAEKFRKITMKVLVMQLNSITIMDLVAYGGAALGIILATTQYAAGNVSLAGCLLILLLSADFFIPMRQLGSFFHIAMNGMAASGKIFALLDLDEPAKGTIRGIPEDSGIVVSDLNFAYETDRGILSGVALRFPFGSFSAIVGESGCGKSTVAAILMGRKKNYTGTVTIGGEDLKRIDEAELNRRITYVSHSAYLFKGTVRDNLRMGRTNATDAECWNALEQVHLADFLKSENGLDTALTEKASNFSGGQCQRLALARALLHDSPIYIFDEATSNIDVDSESAILEKIYALAKTKTVILISHRLAAVVPADRIYVMDRGSVAEAGTHPQLLSHHGLYQKLWTTQQELERLGLQEDARRETH